In Phyllopteryx taeniolatus isolate TA_2022b chromosome 22, UOR_Ptae_1.2, whole genome shotgun sequence, one DNA window encodes the following:
- the ccdc146 gene encoding coiled-coil domain-containing protein 146 isoform X8: METEIEKEKDAPLVAIRPDASFSEVTAWSTFQRLDEMLSLGKISKTKVDKLKAIYIQLSDEVKSAQDSEDQLLEEAKRLRAELRRLQADLEKSGELSFSEEPTSEAGKLRQQLLRAFNELRAAEDRDYMTQHQLKWLQEEKRCLLKENNMPPKLDIPQELESTTVTLQDKCEKLKKEVGQRQMEVRGLKEDMETYQMQTLKGEKELEDAEKILQLKEAEKAQLLAAPEQILKEIGEKRSKREAAVKTLGAMDAQFSEMTQKAKEVDEHNDLLRAQKEELAKELEGLQAQVEASQRRCSQLQKEHEVLREEEAELMGHRGILEMKLQNIMCERKLLCESRSVQLKEKKRQMQVFKRMERALTIATEQLKHTQSTCTDLQAQLDALPKRGAGIAQRMALQKEVDALKVSIEKQLSRAEKASQKQQQSGIIQELLRESDGLREELHHLRCLTYIKAEERGQKHREMLRAEQMNQHIQQELREKELIKMHHSKLSAMLQRRVLQYGELCNVITEEKNKYVKLKQIASQTITELMEQAKVLENELEIQKSIVTKKDRLLAKVHKKLSNSCKIRDKLRNNINKVAWQSRLVRQEREDNEVELQTLRQMISLQEQALSDMIKNQEGAVQRRNFLGIQLLEHEEVLFDYQEKVNTQEAAIAEGNVALENLEKEMRDLKVAISEEKRQIGFKKKEVLVQKKMEEELIMLQLEMLEVRDQTLDNLTKTADYKELKGSDPSSSELFKKIEKLEASLAERERQLLERGLLVDQVTRLSKDLQEQKDNCQQDKLSLAKKLNELRTHIIDISRRLMATSAELSMKQAAVLCLQQEVKEKELQMERCQRRLEQGLPPCPEMEEEWRRMLRDKKRRQRDKDERERLADEDEWKQLANGQYTTAESRPDAYIPHTDALPLPKPYGAQAPFKPSQPGVMVCVIIHCWQLLRAVGSI; the protein is encoded by the exons ATGCTGTCACTGGGAAAAATCAGTAAAACCAAAGTGGACAAGTTGAAAGCAATCTATATTCAACTCAGTGATGAAGTGAAGAG TGCCCAGGATTCGGAGGACCAGCTTTTGGAAGAGGCCAAGAGGCTCCGTGCTGAGCTGAGGAGGCTGCAAGCCGACTTGGAGAAAAGCGGAGAGCTGAGCTTCTCCGAGGAGCCCACGAGTGAGGCGGGCAAGCTAAGGCAGCAGCTCCTGCGGGCGTTCAACGAACTGAGAGCAGCCGAGGATAGAGACTACATGACACAGCACCAGCTCAAGTG GCTCCAGGAAGAGAAGCGGTGTCTGCTGAAGGAGAACAACATGCCGCCAAAACTTGAT ATCCCACAGGAACTGGAGAGCACCACAGTGACCCTTCAGGACAAATGTGAGAAACTGAAAAAAGAAGTGGGCCAGAGACAGATGGAAGTCAG AGGTCTGAAGGAAGACATGGAAACATATCAAATGCAAACACTCAAGGGGGAGAAAGAGCTGGAAGACGCAGAGAAAATTCTACAACTCAAGGAG GCCGAGAAAGCTCAGCTCCTCGCCGCACCTGAGCAGATTTTAAAGGAGATTGGAGAGAAACGCTCCAAGAGGGA AGCCGCGGTAAAGACATTGGGAGCGATGGACGCCCAGTTTTCGGAGATGACGCAGAAAGCGAAGGAGGTGGATGAACACAATGACCTCCTCAGGGCACAAAAGGAGGAGCTGGCCAAGGAGCTGGAGGGTCTTCAGGCCCAAGTGGAGGCCAGCCAAAGGAGGTGCAGTCAGCTCCAGAAAGAGCACGAGGTCCTCAGGGAAGAAGAAGCTGAGCTTATGGGGCACAG AGGGATCCTGGAAATGAAGTTGCAGAATATCATGTGTGAGCGAAAGCTGCTTTGCGAGAGCCGGTCTGTGCAgctcaaagagaaaaaaag GCAAATGCAGGTCTTCAAGAGGATGGAGCGTGCCCTGACCATAGCCACTGAGCAGCTCAAACACACTCAATCTACCTGCACTGATTTGCAAGCACAG TTGGATGCGCTTCCGAAAAGAGGTGCCGGTATCGCGCAGAGGATGGCGCTTCAGAAGGAAGTGGATGCACTCAAAGTGAGCATTGAAAAACAG TTATCAAGAGCTGAAAAGGCGAGTcagaagcagcagcagtctGGGATCATTCAGGAGCTGCTAAGGGAATCGGACGGCCTGAGAGAAGAACTGCATCACCTCAGATGTCTGACATACATCAAAGCAGAGGAGAGGGGCCAGAAGCACCGCGAGATGCTCAGAGCCGag CAAATGAACCAGCACATCCAACAGGAACTTCGAGAGAAAGAGCTCATCAAGATGCACCACAGCAAGCTGAGTGCCATGCTGCAGCGCAG AGTGCTACAGTATGGCGAACTTTGCAACGTTATCACAGAGGAGAAAAATAAGTATGTCAAGCTGAAGCAGATCGCCTCACAGACCATCACGGAGTTGATGGAACAGGCGAAGGTGCTGGAAAATGAGCTGGAGATCCAAAAGAGCATTGTCACCAAGAAGGACAG ATTGCTGGCCAAAGTTCACAAGAAGCTCTCTAATAGCTGCAAAATAAGGGATAAACTACGCAACAACATCAACAAG GTTGCTTGGCAAAGCCGTCTGGTCCGCCAGGAGCGCGAGGATAATGAAGTGGAGTTACAGACGCTGAGGCAAATGATCAGCCTCCAGGAGCAAGCGCTTAGCGACATGATCAAGAACCAGGAAGGGGCCGTACAGCGGCGCAATTTTCT CGGCATTCAGCTGCTGGAGCACGAGGAGGTGTTGTTCGACTACCAGGAGAAGGTCAACACACAGGAGGCGGCCATCGCCGAGGGCAATGTGGCGCTGGAGAACCTTGAGAAGGAAATGAGAGATCTGAAGGTGGCCATCAGCGAGGAGAAGAGGCAGATCGGCTTCAAGAAGAAGGAAGTGCTGGTCCAGAAGAAGATGGAGGAGGAGCTCATCATGCTGCAGCTGGAA ATGTTGGAGGTCAGAGACCAGACGCTAGATAatctaacaaaaacagcagATTACAAAGAGCTAAAAGGCTCCGATCCGTCCTCCTCTGAACTGTTCAAGAAGATAGAGAAG CTGGAGGCCAGCCTTGCTGAGAGGGAGAGGCAGCTTTTGGAGAGAGGGCTCCTCGTGGACCAGGTGACACGTCTCTCCAAGGATCTCCAAGAACAGAAAGACAACTGCCAACAAGACAAACTGTCGCTGGCCAAGAAG TTGAATGAGCTGCGAACCCACATCATTGACATCAGCCGCCGCTTGATGGCCACGTCTGCAGAACTGTCGATGAAGCAAGCGGCTGTCTTGTGCCTCCAGCAGGAGGTCAAAGAGAAAGAGCTTCAG ATGGAAAGGTGTCAGAGGCGGTTGGAGCAAGGCCTGCCACCCTGCCCTGAGATGGAGGAAGAATGGAGGAGGATGCTCCGGGACAAAAAGAGGAGACAGAGAGACAAAGATGAGCGAGAGAGG CTGGCAGACGAGGACGAGTGGAAGCAGTTGGCGAACGGACAGTACACCACGGCGGAGAGTCGACCCGATGCCTACATCCCCCACACAGACGCGCTCCCTCTGCCCAAACCCTATGGAGCGCAGGCCCCTTTCAAGCCATCGCAACCAG GAGTAATGGTGTGTGTGATCATCCATTGCTGGCAGCTGCTGAGAGCTGTCGGATCTATTTAG
- the ccdc146 gene encoding coiled-coil domain-containing protein 146 isoform X12 has translation MLSLGKISKTKVDKLKAIYIQLSDEVKSAQDSEDQLLEEAKRLRAELRRLQADLEKSGELSFSEEPTSEAGKLRQQLLRAFNELRAAEDRDYMTQHQLKWLQEEKRCLLKENNMPPKLDIPQELESTTVTLQDKCEKLKKEVGQRQMEVRGLKEDMETYQMQTLKGEKELEDAEKILQLKEAEKAQLLAAPEQILKEIGEKRSKREAAVKTLGAMDAQFSEMTQKAKEVDEHNDLLRAQKEELAKELEGLQAQVEASQRRCSQLQKEHEVLREEEAELMGHRGILEMKLQNIMCERKLLCESRSVQLKEKKRQMQVFKRMERALTIATEQLKHTQSTCTDLQAQLDALPKRGAGIAQRMALQKEVDALKVSIEKQLSRAEKASQKQQQSGIIQELLRESDGLREELHHLRCLTYIKAEERGQKHREMLRAEQMNQHIQQELREKELIKMHHSKLSAMLQRRVLQYGELCNVITEEKNKYVKLKQIASQTITELMEQAKVLENELEIQKSIVTKKDRLLAKVHKKLSNSCKIRDKLRNNINKVAWQSRLVRQEREDNEVELQTLRQMISLQEQALSDMIKNQEGAVQRRNFLGIQLLEHEEVLFDYQEKVNTQEAAIAEGNVALENLEKEMRDLKVAISEEKRQIGFKKKEVLVQKKMEEELIMLQLEMLEVRDQTLDNLTKTADYKELKGSDPSSSELFKKIEKLEASLAERERQLLERGLLVDQVTRLSKDLQEQKDNCQQDKLSLAKKLNELRTHIIDISRRLMATSAELSMKQAAVLCLQQEVKEKELQMERCQRRLEQGLPPCPEMEEEWRRMLRDKKRRQRDKDERERLADEDEWKQLANGQYTTAESRPDAYIPHTDALPLPKPYGAQAPFKPSQPGVMVCVIIHCWQLLRAVGSI, from the exons ATGCTGTCACTGGGAAAAATCAGTAAAACCAAAGTGGACAAGTTGAAAGCAATCTATATTCAACTCAGTGATGAAGTGAAGAG TGCCCAGGATTCGGAGGACCAGCTTTTGGAAGAGGCCAAGAGGCTCCGTGCTGAGCTGAGGAGGCTGCAAGCCGACTTGGAGAAAAGCGGAGAGCTGAGCTTCTCCGAGGAGCCCACGAGTGAGGCGGGCAAGCTAAGGCAGCAGCTCCTGCGGGCGTTCAACGAACTGAGAGCAGCCGAGGATAGAGACTACATGACACAGCACCAGCTCAAGTG GCTCCAGGAAGAGAAGCGGTGTCTGCTGAAGGAGAACAACATGCCGCCAAAACTTGAT ATCCCACAGGAACTGGAGAGCACCACAGTGACCCTTCAGGACAAATGTGAGAAACTGAAAAAAGAAGTGGGCCAGAGACAGATGGAAGTCAG AGGTCTGAAGGAAGACATGGAAACATATCAAATGCAAACACTCAAGGGGGAGAAAGAGCTGGAAGACGCAGAGAAAATTCTACAACTCAAGGAG GCCGAGAAAGCTCAGCTCCTCGCCGCACCTGAGCAGATTTTAAAGGAGATTGGAGAGAAACGCTCCAAGAGGGA AGCCGCGGTAAAGACATTGGGAGCGATGGACGCCCAGTTTTCGGAGATGACGCAGAAAGCGAAGGAGGTGGATGAACACAATGACCTCCTCAGGGCACAAAAGGAGGAGCTGGCCAAGGAGCTGGAGGGTCTTCAGGCCCAAGTGGAGGCCAGCCAAAGGAGGTGCAGTCAGCTCCAGAAAGAGCACGAGGTCCTCAGGGAAGAAGAAGCTGAGCTTATGGGGCACAG AGGGATCCTGGAAATGAAGTTGCAGAATATCATGTGTGAGCGAAAGCTGCTTTGCGAGAGCCGGTCTGTGCAgctcaaagagaaaaaaag GCAAATGCAGGTCTTCAAGAGGATGGAGCGTGCCCTGACCATAGCCACTGAGCAGCTCAAACACACTCAATCTACCTGCACTGATTTGCAAGCACAG TTGGATGCGCTTCCGAAAAGAGGTGCCGGTATCGCGCAGAGGATGGCGCTTCAGAAGGAAGTGGATGCACTCAAAGTGAGCATTGAAAAACAG TTATCAAGAGCTGAAAAGGCGAGTcagaagcagcagcagtctGGGATCATTCAGGAGCTGCTAAGGGAATCGGACGGCCTGAGAGAAGAACTGCATCACCTCAGATGTCTGACATACATCAAAGCAGAGGAGAGGGGCCAGAAGCACCGCGAGATGCTCAGAGCCGag CAAATGAACCAGCACATCCAACAGGAACTTCGAGAGAAAGAGCTCATCAAGATGCACCACAGCAAGCTGAGTGCCATGCTGCAGCGCAG AGTGCTACAGTATGGCGAACTTTGCAACGTTATCACAGAGGAGAAAAATAAGTATGTCAAGCTGAAGCAGATCGCCTCACAGACCATCACGGAGTTGATGGAACAGGCGAAGGTGCTGGAAAATGAGCTGGAGATCCAAAAGAGCATTGTCACCAAGAAGGACAG ATTGCTGGCCAAAGTTCACAAGAAGCTCTCTAATAGCTGCAAAATAAGGGATAAACTACGCAACAACATCAACAAG GTTGCTTGGCAAAGCCGTCTGGTCCGCCAGGAGCGCGAGGATAATGAAGTGGAGTTACAGACGCTGAGGCAAATGATCAGCCTCCAGGAGCAAGCGCTTAGCGACATGATCAAGAACCAGGAAGGGGCCGTACAGCGGCGCAATTTTCT CGGCATTCAGCTGCTGGAGCACGAGGAGGTGTTGTTCGACTACCAGGAGAAGGTCAACACACAGGAGGCGGCCATCGCCGAGGGCAATGTGGCGCTGGAGAACCTTGAGAAGGAAATGAGAGATCTGAAGGTGGCCATCAGCGAGGAGAAGAGGCAGATCGGCTTCAAGAAGAAGGAAGTGCTGGTCCAGAAGAAGATGGAGGAGGAGCTCATCATGCTGCAGCTGGAA ATGTTGGAGGTCAGAGACCAGACGCTAGATAatctaacaaaaacagcagATTACAAAGAGCTAAAAGGCTCCGATCCGTCCTCCTCTGAACTGTTCAAGAAGATAGAGAAG CTGGAGGCCAGCCTTGCTGAGAGGGAGAGGCAGCTTTTGGAGAGAGGGCTCCTCGTGGACCAGGTGACACGTCTCTCCAAGGATCTCCAAGAACAGAAAGACAACTGCCAACAAGACAAACTGTCGCTGGCCAAGAAG TTGAATGAGCTGCGAACCCACATCATTGACATCAGCCGCCGCTTGATGGCCACGTCTGCAGAACTGTCGATGAAGCAAGCGGCTGTCTTGTGCCTCCAGCAGGAGGTCAAAGAGAAAGAGCTTCAG ATGGAAAGGTGTCAGAGGCGGTTGGAGCAAGGCCTGCCACCCTGCCCTGAGATGGAGGAAGAATGGAGGAGGATGCTCCGGGACAAAAAGAGGAGACAGAGAGACAAAGATGAGCGAGAGAGG CTGGCAGACGAGGACGAGTGGAAGCAGTTGGCGAACGGACAGTACACCACGGCGGAGAGTCGACCCGATGCCTACATCCCCCACACAGACGCGCTCCCTCTGCCCAAACCCTATGGAGCGCAGGCCCCTTTCAAGCCATCGCAACCAG GAGTAATGGTGTGTGTGATCATCCATTGCTGGCAGCTGCTGAGAGCTGTCGGATCTATTTAG
- the ccdc146 gene encoding coiled-coil domain-containing protein 146 isoform X10, with protein sequence MGRCSNLPEKRGDITRPVAMLSLGKISKTKVDKLKAIYIQLSDEVKSAQDSEDQLLEEAKRLRAELRRLQADLEKSGELSFSEEPTSEAGKLRQQLLRAFNELRAAEDRDYMTQHQLKWLQEEKRCLLKENNMPPKLDIPQELESTTVTLQDKCEKLKKEVGQRQMEVRGLKEDMETYQMQTLKGEKELEDAEKILQLKEAEKAQLLAAPEQILKEIGEKRSKREAAVKTLGAMDAQFSEMTQKAKEVDEHNDLLRAQKEELAKELEGLQAQVEASQRRCSQLQKEHEVLREEEAELMGHRGILEMKLQNIMCERKLLCESRSVQLKEKKRQMQVFKRMERALTIATEQLKHTQSTCTDLQAQLDALPKRGAGIAQRMALQKEVDALKVSIEKQLSRAEKASQKQQQSGIIQELLRESDGLREELHHLRCLTYIKAEERGQKHREMLRAEQMNQHIQQELREKELIKMHHSKLSAMLQRRVLQYGELCNVITEEKNKYVKLKQIASQTITELMEQAKVLENELEIQKSIVTKKDRLLAKVHKKLSNSCKIRDKLRNNINKVAWQSRLVRQEREDNEVELQTLRQMISLQEQALSDMIKNQEGAVQRRNFLGIQLLEHEEVLFDYQEKVNTQEAAIAEGNVALENLEKEMRDLKVAISEEKRQIGFKKKEVLVQKKMEEELIMLQLEMLEVRDQTLDNLTKTADYKELKGSDPSSSELFKKIEKLEASLAERERQLLERGLLVDQVTRLSKDLQEQKDNCQQDKLSLAKKLNELRTHIIDISRRLMATSAELSMKQAAVLCLQQEVKEKELQMERCQRRLEQGLPPCPEMEEEWRRMLRDKKRRQRDKDERERLADEDEWKQLANGQYTTAESRPDAYIPHTDALPLPKPYGAQAPFKPSQPGVMVCVIIHCWQLLRAVGSI encoded by the exons ATGCTGTCACTGGGAAAAATCAGTAAAACCAAAGTGGACAAGTTGAAAGCAATCTATATTCAACTCAGTGATGAAGTGAAGAG TGCCCAGGATTCGGAGGACCAGCTTTTGGAAGAGGCCAAGAGGCTCCGTGCTGAGCTGAGGAGGCTGCAAGCCGACTTGGAGAAAAGCGGAGAGCTGAGCTTCTCCGAGGAGCCCACGAGTGAGGCGGGCAAGCTAAGGCAGCAGCTCCTGCGGGCGTTCAACGAACTGAGAGCAGCCGAGGATAGAGACTACATGACACAGCACCAGCTCAAGTG GCTCCAGGAAGAGAAGCGGTGTCTGCTGAAGGAGAACAACATGCCGCCAAAACTTGAT ATCCCACAGGAACTGGAGAGCACCACAGTGACCCTTCAGGACAAATGTGAGAAACTGAAAAAAGAAGTGGGCCAGAGACAGATGGAAGTCAG AGGTCTGAAGGAAGACATGGAAACATATCAAATGCAAACACTCAAGGGGGAGAAAGAGCTGGAAGACGCAGAGAAAATTCTACAACTCAAGGAG GCCGAGAAAGCTCAGCTCCTCGCCGCACCTGAGCAGATTTTAAAGGAGATTGGAGAGAAACGCTCCAAGAGGGA AGCCGCGGTAAAGACATTGGGAGCGATGGACGCCCAGTTTTCGGAGATGACGCAGAAAGCGAAGGAGGTGGATGAACACAATGACCTCCTCAGGGCACAAAAGGAGGAGCTGGCCAAGGAGCTGGAGGGTCTTCAGGCCCAAGTGGAGGCCAGCCAAAGGAGGTGCAGTCAGCTCCAGAAAGAGCACGAGGTCCTCAGGGAAGAAGAAGCTGAGCTTATGGGGCACAG AGGGATCCTGGAAATGAAGTTGCAGAATATCATGTGTGAGCGAAAGCTGCTTTGCGAGAGCCGGTCTGTGCAgctcaaagagaaaaaaag GCAAATGCAGGTCTTCAAGAGGATGGAGCGTGCCCTGACCATAGCCACTGAGCAGCTCAAACACACTCAATCTACCTGCACTGATTTGCAAGCACAG TTGGATGCGCTTCCGAAAAGAGGTGCCGGTATCGCGCAGAGGATGGCGCTTCAGAAGGAAGTGGATGCACTCAAAGTGAGCATTGAAAAACAG TTATCAAGAGCTGAAAAGGCGAGTcagaagcagcagcagtctGGGATCATTCAGGAGCTGCTAAGGGAATCGGACGGCCTGAGAGAAGAACTGCATCACCTCAGATGTCTGACATACATCAAAGCAGAGGAGAGGGGCCAGAAGCACCGCGAGATGCTCAGAGCCGag CAAATGAACCAGCACATCCAACAGGAACTTCGAGAGAAAGAGCTCATCAAGATGCACCACAGCAAGCTGAGTGCCATGCTGCAGCGCAG AGTGCTACAGTATGGCGAACTTTGCAACGTTATCACAGAGGAGAAAAATAAGTATGTCAAGCTGAAGCAGATCGCCTCACAGACCATCACGGAGTTGATGGAACAGGCGAAGGTGCTGGAAAATGAGCTGGAGATCCAAAAGAGCATTGTCACCAAGAAGGACAG ATTGCTGGCCAAAGTTCACAAGAAGCTCTCTAATAGCTGCAAAATAAGGGATAAACTACGCAACAACATCAACAAG GTTGCTTGGCAAAGCCGTCTGGTCCGCCAGGAGCGCGAGGATAATGAAGTGGAGTTACAGACGCTGAGGCAAATGATCAGCCTCCAGGAGCAAGCGCTTAGCGACATGATCAAGAACCAGGAAGGGGCCGTACAGCGGCGCAATTTTCT CGGCATTCAGCTGCTGGAGCACGAGGAGGTGTTGTTCGACTACCAGGAGAAGGTCAACACACAGGAGGCGGCCATCGCCGAGGGCAATGTGGCGCTGGAGAACCTTGAGAAGGAAATGAGAGATCTGAAGGTGGCCATCAGCGAGGAGAAGAGGCAGATCGGCTTCAAGAAGAAGGAAGTGCTGGTCCAGAAGAAGATGGAGGAGGAGCTCATCATGCTGCAGCTGGAA ATGTTGGAGGTCAGAGACCAGACGCTAGATAatctaacaaaaacagcagATTACAAAGAGCTAAAAGGCTCCGATCCGTCCTCCTCTGAACTGTTCAAGAAGATAGAGAAG CTGGAGGCCAGCCTTGCTGAGAGGGAGAGGCAGCTTTTGGAGAGAGGGCTCCTCGTGGACCAGGTGACACGTCTCTCCAAGGATCTCCAAGAACAGAAAGACAACTGCCAACAAGACAAACTGTCGCTGGCCAAGAAG TTGAATGAGCTGCGAACCCACATCATTGACATCAGCCGCCGCTTGATGGCCACGTCTGCAGAACTGTCGATGAAGCAAGCGGCTGTCTTGTGCCTCCAGCAGGAGGTCAAAGAGAAAGAGCTTCAG ATGGAAAGGTGTCAGAGGCGGTTGGAGCAAGGCCTGCCACCCTGCCCTGAGATGGAGGAAGAATGGAGGAGGATGCTCCGGGACAAAAAGAGGAGACAGAGAGACAAAGATGAGCGAGAGAGG CTGGCAGACGAGGACGAGTGGAAGCAGTTGGCGAACGGACAGTACACCACGGCGGAGAGTCGACCCGATGCCTACATCCCCCACACAGACGCGCTCCCTCTGCCCAAACCCTATGGAGCGCAGGCCCCTTTCAAGCCATCGCAACCAG GAGTAATGGTGTGTGTGATCATCCATTGCTGGCAGCTGCTGAGAGCTGTCGGATCTATTTAG
- the ccdc146 gene encoding coiled-coil domain-containing protein 146 isoform X11, with protein MDMTLVLLMLSLGKISKTKVDKLKAIYIQLSDEVKSAQDSEDQLLEEAKRLRAELRRLQADLEKSGELSFSEEPTSEAGKLRQQLLRAFNELRAAEDRDYMTQHQLKWLQEEKRCLLKENNMPPKLDIPQELESTTVTLQDKCEKLKKEVGQRQMEVRGLKEDMETYQMQTLKGEKELEDAEKILQLKEAEKAQLLAAPEQILKEIGEKRSKREAAVKTLGAMDAQFSEMTQKAKEVDEHNDLLRAQKEELAKELEGLQAQVEASQRRCSQLQKEHEVLREEEAELMGHRGILEMKLQNIMCERKLLCESRSVQLKEKKRQMQVFKRMERALTIATEQLKHTQSTCTDLQAQLDALPKRGAGIAQRMALQKEVDALKVSIEKQLSRAEKASQKQQQSGIIQELLRESDGLREELHHLRCLTYIKAEERGQKHREMLRAEQMNQHIQQELREKELIKMHHSKLSAMLQRRVLQYGELCNVITEEKNKYVKLKQIASQTITELMEQAKVLENELEIQKSIVTKKDRLLAKVHKKLSNSCKIRDKLRNNINKVAWQSRLVRQEREDNEVELQTLRQMISLQEQALSDMIKNQEGAVQRRNFLGIQLLEHEEVLFDYQEKVNTQEAAIAEGNVALENLEKEMRDLKVAISEEKRQIGFKKKEVLVQKKMEEELIMLQLEMLEVRDQTLDNLTKTADYKELKGSDPSSSELFKKIEKLEASLAERERQLLERGLLVDQVTRLSKDLQEQKDNCQQDKLSLAKKLNELRTHIIDISRRLMATSAELSMKQAAVLCLQQEVKEKELQMERCQRRLEQGLPPCPEMEEEWRRMLRDKKRRQRDKDERERLADEDEWKQLANGQYTTAESRPDAYIPHTDALPLPKPYGAQAPFKPSQPGVMVCVIIHCWQLLRAVGSI; from the exons ATGCTGTCACTGGGAAAAATCAGTAAAACCAAAGTGGACAAGTTGAAAGCAATCTATATTCAACTCAGTGATGAAGTGAAGAG TGCCCAGGATTCGGAGGACCAGCTTTTGGAAGAGGCCAAGAGGCTCCGTGCTGAGCTGAGGAGGCTGCAAGCCGACTTGGAGAAAAGCGGAGAGCTGAGCTTCTCCGAGGAGCCCACGAGTGAGGCGGGCAAGCTAAGGCAGCAGCTCCTGCGGGCGTTCAACGAACTGAGAGCAGCCGAGGATAGAGACTACATGACACAGCACCAGCTCAAGTG GCTCCAGGAAGAGAAGCGGTGTCTGCTGAAGGAGAACAACATGCCGCCAAAACTTGAT ATCCCACAGGAACTGGAGAGCACCACAGTGACCCTTCAGGACAAATGTGAGAAACTGAAAAAAGAAGTGGGCCAGAGACAGATGGAAGTCAG AGGTCTGAAGGAAGACATGGAAACATATCAAATGCAAACACTCAAGGGGGAGAAAGAGCTGGAAGACGCAGAGAAAATTCTACAACTCAAGGAG GCCGAGAAAGCTCAGCTCCTCGCCGCACCTGAGCAGATTTTAAAGGAGATTGGAGAGAAACGCTCCAAGAGGGA AGCCGCGGTAAAGACATTGGGAGCGATGGACGCCCAGTTTTCGGAGATGACGCAGAAAGCGAAGGAGGTGGATGAACACAATGACCTCCTCAGGGCACAAAAGGAGGAGCTGGCCAAGGAGCTGGAGGGTCTTCAGGCCCAAGTGGAGGCCAGCCAAAGGAGGTGCAGTCAGCTCCAGAAAGAGCACGAGGTCCTCAGGGAAGAAGAAGCTGAGCTTATGGGGCACAG AGGGATCCTGGAAATGAAGTTGCAGAATATCATGTGTGAGCGAAAGCTGCTTTGCGAGAGCCGGTCTGTGCAgctcaaagagaaaaaaag GCAAATGCAGGTCTTCAAGAGGATGGAGCGTGCCCTGACCATAGCCACTGAGCAGCTCAAACACACTCAATCTACCTGCACTGATTTGCAAGCACAG TTGGATGCGCTTCCGAAAAGAGGTGCCGGTATCGCGCAGAGGATGGCGCTTCAGAAGGAAGTGGATGCACTCAAAGTGAGCATTGAAAAACAG TTATCAAGAGCTGAAAAGGCGAGTcagaagcagcagcagtctGGGATCATTCAGGAGCTGCTAAGGGAATCGGACGGCCTGAGAGAAGAACTGCATCACCTCAGATGTCTGACATACATCAAAGCAGAGGAGAGGGGCCAGAAGCACCGCGAGATGCTCAGAGCCGag CAAATGAACCAGCACATCCAACAGGAACTTCGAGAGAAAGAGCTCATCAAGATGCACCACAGCAAGCTGAGTGCCATGCTGCAGCGCAG AGTGCTACAGTATGGCGAACTTTGCAACGTTATCACAGAGGAGAAAAATAAGTATGTCAAGCTGAAGCAGATCGCCTCACAGACCATCACGGAGTTGATGGAACAGGCGAAGGTGCTGGAAAATGAGCTGGAGATCCAAAAGAGCATTGTCACCAAGAAGGACAG ATTGCTGGCCAAAGTTCACAAGAAGCTCTCTAATAGCTGCAAAATAAGGGATAAACTACGCAACAACATCAACAAG GTTGCTTGGCAAAGCCGTCTGGTCCGCCAGGAGCGCGAGGATAATGAAGTGGAGTTACAGACGCTGAGGCAAATGATCAGCCTCCAGGAGCAAGCGCTTAGCGACATGATCAAGAACCAGGAAGGGGCCGTACAGCGGCGCAATTTTCT CGGCATTCAGCTGCTGGAGCACGAGGAGGTGTTGTTCGACTACCAGGAGAAGGTCAACACACAGGAGGCGGCCATCGCCGAGGGCAATGTGGCGCTGGAGAACCTTGAGAAGGAAATGAGAGATCTGAAGGTGGCCATCAGCGAGGAGAAGAGGCAGATCGGCTTCAAGAAGAAGGAAGTGCTGGTCCAGAAGAAGATGGAGGAGGAGCTCATCATGCTGCAGCTGGAA ATGTTGGAGGTCAGAGACCAGACGCTAGATAatctaacaaaaacagcagATTACAAAGAGCTAAAAGGCTCCGATCCGTCCTCCTCTGAACTGTTCAAGAAGATAGAGAAG CTGGAGGCCAGCCTTGCTGAGAGGGAGAGGCAGCTTTTGGAGAGAGGGCTCCTCGTGGACCAGGTGACACGTCTCTCCAAGGATCTCCAAGAACAGAAAGACAACTGCCAACAAGACAAACTGTCGCTGGCCAAGAAG TTGAATGAGCTGCGAACCCACATCATTGACATCAGCCGCCGCTTGATGGCCACGTCTGCAGAACTGTCGATGAAGCAAGCGGCTGTCTTGTGCCTCCAGCAGGAGGTCAAAGAGAAAGAGCTTCAG ATGGAAAGGTGTCAGAGGCGGTTGGAGCAAGGCCTGCCACCCTGCCCTGAGATGGAGGAAGAATGGAGGAGGATGCTCCGGGACAAAAAGAGGAGACAGAGAGACAAAGATGAGCGAGAGAGG CTGGCAGACGAGGACGAGTGGAAGCAGTTGGCGAACGGACAGTACACCACGGCGGAGAGTCGACCCGATGCCTACATCCCCCACACAGACGCGCTCCCTCTGCCCAAACCCTATGGAGCGCAGGCCCCTTTCAAGCCATCGCAACCAG GAGTAATGGTGTGTGTGATCATCCATTGCTGGCAGCTGCTGAGAGCTGTCGGATCTATTTAG